The DNA sequence CATGCCGAGCCCCTCGTCGAACGAGTCGTTGAGCTGTTGCGTGCGGCGGGCGCGCACGTTGAGACGGGTGAGTTCGGCGCGATGATGCGGGTGTCATCGGTCAATGACGGCCCGTTTACGATGCTGCTCGACACCGCAACCCTGTAGCCCCGGCCGCCGCGCTGGTAGCGTCGGCATATGGTGAGTCAACACACGCTCGACACCCTGCGTCACTTCGCCGAGGAGCGGGAGTGGCAGCAGTTTCACTCGCCCAGCAACCTCGCGAAAAGCATCAGCATCGAGGCGGCCGAGCTGCTTGAGCTTTATCAGTGGAGCGACGAGGCTGACAGGCAAGAGGTTGCCGATGAGCTCGCCGACGTTTTGCACTACTGCATCGCCCTGGCCCGCGTGATGGGGTTTGACCTCGATGAGATTCTGCTGTCGAAGCTGGAGAAGACGCGGCTGAAGTATCCGGTCGAGCACACCCGTGGGCGTATCGCGCCGATCGAGTAGGGCGCGGAACCTCGGCGCAGGATGCGGGGAAGGTGACCTTCCAGCGTCAGCTGTCGCTGGTTCCGCCGCTCAGCGTTTCACCGCACAGCGATGCGTAGGTCAGCATCTCAGAGATGGTGGCGCTGTACTCGTCGTGAAAACGAGTGAGGTCATCGTCGGTGGTGGCGTCAGTGTAGGTCGCTAAGAACGCGCCGGCGTCGATGTGGCCCTCGCCAATTTTCGTCAACGCGTCGTGTACGCGAGCGTTTTCGATGCCGGCGGCGATGTTGACGACGGTGTCGCCGAAGCCCGAAGTCAGGTCGCTGAGACTCGCGTAGTAGTCGGCGGCGCCGGGAGCGTCAGGAGCGACGGCGAAGGGTTCTTCTGCGTCGAAGGCGACGCCGGCGTCGTGCGAAGCCTCGGTGCTGGCGGCGTCGAACTGCGTGAGCGCCCGCTCAAACTTGACCCACGATGACGCGCACGCCGCGTCAAGCTTTTGCTGCGGCTCCGGCACGTTCGTTGGGGTGAGTTCATCAGGCACGGTAATCGTCGGCTGTGTGACCGGCGCACTGTGCGCATCACACCCCGTGAGCATCAGCGCAGCCGCGATAAGCATCGCGATTGCCATCGGTGGTGTCTTCATCTCTCCCCCTCGCTCGATCGTACCGAGGTGTGCCGAGCGCTGGCCGAGAAGGTGGTCTCGGGGAGGAAGAGGGCCGAGGTCATCTGGGGGAATGACCTCGGCCCGGTCGCGCGGCGGCAGAGGCAGCGCACGCGATAGCTTTCGCGCGGGTTAGGTGCGCTGTTTGCGCAATACCCGTCCTGCCGCGATCGCTAGTCCTGTCATCAGGAGCAGCACGCCGAGTGCGAGCCCCTGGGCTTCACCCGCGCCGGTGGACGCGAGCGGCGCAGACGTCGAGGTGGGTGACGGCGTTACCGAAGCAGACGGCGTCGGCATCTCCGAAGGTTCCGGCGTCGGCACCGGAGTCGGCTCGGGCACGTCAGCGATCGCCAGGGTGTGCGCGGCCGAGTCCGCGGCGGTCATCGACGCGTCGGCCGGCACGAATCGCGCCGATACCGACACCGAACCTGCGCTCGTCGCTGGCACCGTGAGCGTCGCCGCGCCATCGGTCAACGCAACGGCGTCGCCGACGATCTTTCCGTCGATCAGCAGCGCCACGGTTCCGTTCGCCGTCGAAGGCGAACCAATCGCGCGGGTAACCGACGGTGCGGTCGGGTCGCTTAGCGTGACAGAAACCTGCAGCGTGACCGCGTCGCCAACGTGCGCCTCGGCGGCTGACAGCTGCGACGTGACGGTGCTGGTCCACGCGACGACCGTGGCCGTCGTTGACGCATCTGCCGGTGCGTGACGGTCATCGCCGAGATAGTCGGCCACCAGCGTGTGGGACCCGACCTCAAGCGTATTGACGGTGAACGTTGCGACGCCGTCAACGATCGGCGCGGTGCCGAGTACCGTTCCATCGTCGACAAACTCAACGACGCCGGTCGGGTTTTCGCCGTCGATCGTTGCGGTCAACACGCGGTCAGAACCGTGCACGGCTGTCGGCGACGCGGTGACGTTCACCGTCGTCGCGATCGGAACCACGTCGTACGTTGCCGATGCGGTGGCCTCGGCAAACATCGTGGTCTGCGGCGAGGTGGCGATGACGCGGTAGGAGCCGACAGGCAGGGGCGGAACCATGACGGCTGCGGCACCTTCAGCACCCGTGGTGAGGGTGGTGGTGAAAAGGGGCAGGCCACCGTCAACGCCGTAGATGTTGACGGTCACGTCGCGGGCTTCGAGGGGGCTGCTTTCACTGTCGGTCACGATGAAGGCGAGCGGCATCGGTGTCATTGCGTCGACACTGGCGAATGCCTCAATCGCGATATTCTGCGCCGCCAGCGACACCGTCAGCGTGCTGGTCGCGGAATCCGTACCGCTGACCCACGGGAGCATGGGGATGTAGCGCGCCGCGACGTCGAACGTACCGGCGGTCGTAGTCGGCACGGCAAGCGTCGCAGCACCAGCCACCAATGCCACCGGGTCGCCAACGACCTGTCCGTCGATCAACAGCTCGACGGCTCCATTCGCCTGCGCACTGGCCGAACCAATCGCGCGCGAGATCGTCGGCGCGTTCGGATCGATCAGCGCGACGGTGACGTCCATCTCCACAGCGTCCGCGACGAGCGCCTCCGTTGCCGACAGATTTGTCGTGACGACGCTTGTCCACCCGCTCACGGTCGCCGTGATTGACGCGTGCGACACGGCATGGCGCACGTCGCCACGGTAGTTCGCGACGATCGTGTGGTCGCCGACATCGAGGGTGTCGATGGTGATCGATGCTGTGCCATCGACAATGGCGACCGTGCCGATGACGGTGCCATCGTCAACGAACTCCACGAGACCCGTCGGGTCGTCGCCGTCGACCGTGGCTGTGAACGTGCGGTCGGAACCGTGCACCGCGGTTGGTGACGCGGTGAGAGTGGTTGTCGATGCGATCGGAACGACGTCGTACGTCACCGATTCGGAAAGCGCATCGTAGAGACCGGTTGCCGCCGCGGTGATTGTGGCGCGGTAGCTGCCAACGGGGAGGGGCGGAACCATAGCACCGGCTGCACCTTCGGCACCGGTGGTGAGGTCAGTGGTGAACAGCGGAAGGCCGCCGTCAACACCGTAAACATTGAGCGTGAGATCGCGATAAGCAACGGGAGCGCCCTCGTCGGTGACCGTCGCGGCGATCGGCATGGGTGTCATCGCGTCGACGCTGGGGAACGCCTCGATGGCGAGGTTCTGCGGGGCAAGCGTCCATACAGTGGGGGTCGTATAGGTGAAGATCGTCACGATGGAGGGTTGCGACGACGTCATGCGGAAGTTGAGGACGTCCGGGCCGAGTACTGCTGGCGCAGGAATCTGAAAGTCGGCACGCAAGAAGCCGTCCTCCTGAGAAACAACTTCGGTGGCAACGTGGGTGGCGCCGCGGTAGACGGATACCGAGGAGCCGGCAAGCTCGTCGGGCGCGCCGGGGAAGATGACATCCAGGCTCGTTTCCGTTTCGGTCATGCGAGCCGTGGGAGGCGTGGTGACCACAGCGCTCGCATACCGCAGGCCAACGGCCGACACAATTGGCGTACTGGTCGACGAGAAGATGTTGGGATCCGTAGGTTCTGCCTTCGCGGCAAACACCTCAGGTAAGGGACTCAGCGCGCCGGTACGCGCGGTGAAGGTCGCAACACCGTTTGCGTCAGTGATGGCCGTGCCAAGCACGACCGACGCTGGGGGCACCAGTGACGTCTTCAGGAGGCTGACGGGGATACCAGCCATGGCGGGCGTCACCGTCGCGGTGTAGGTAATGTCGGTGAAGGCCGGGCGCATCCCGCTTGGGTCAAGCGGTGAGATCGTGAGGGTCGTCGTTGTCACGATCGGGGTCACGTCATATGACGACGTGTGCGTGGCAGGAGCGTGAGATGCGGTTGGGGGAACAATGATCCTGACCACGTACGCGCCAACCGGTTGTGGGGGAATCTCGATTGAACCCATCCCAGCGGAGTCGGATCGGAGATCGGTAGCAAACACGGGCGACGTCATGTCTGGATACCGAAAGACGGCGACACTGAAGGCCCGTTCTGCAATGGGCACATCCGATGCACCTGAAAGGACGAATGTGGCTGGCATAGCGGTTCTGACGTCGACCTTGCTGTGCCCCAGCACGACCGAGGCGTTCGTTGCAGCTCCCGCCGAGGCGAGAACGGTGACCGTGTGCTGAACAGTCGACGCGAGGTGGTCATCATTACCCTCGAACGTGACGGTCATCACATGCGTGCCTGGCCGGAGATGCCCGATATTAATAGTGGCTGTGTCTTTGCCGTCATAGACGGAATCGAACGCGTAGAGCGTGTTTAACGTGACCGATACCCGCCCGTTCGGCGCAGAAGCATCCGGCGATCCCGCAACCGCGGCTGTGATCACCACGTCCTCCATTGACCAAAACGTTGTTGGACTGGAAATGCTGACCGACGTGGAGCTCTTTGCAACGTCCGTGCTCGAGGGCGCGGGTTCTGCAGATGCCGTCACCGGAACCGTGAGGGCCGGAACCAGAAGCCCAACGGTGACGAGGGCGGCAGCAACAAGGCTGCCGATGCCGCGACGGTGGATACTTCTGCGTGGGTGGCGCACGGTCGGCACCTCTGATTGAGCGGACACGTTCGACTCCAAGTTCGGGTTTGTCTTGTTATTCGCGTGTCTCTCCCACACGCAAGAAAACAAATCTACTCAGCCCAAGGCCAAAAGTAAACGTTATCCACGTTTCAGTTTGAATATGTTTTGGTCTTTATCTATCGATCTCGCTGGCGAGTGCTCGGTTACGGAGTATTCCTTCGCGGGGTTACGACATTTCGACTGACGTGTCTGCCGCCTCAGGAATTTGGTATCCGATCAGCCATGAGACGCCGAAACGGTCGATGACGGTGCCGTCGTAGTCTCCCCACGCACGCTTCTGTAGCGGGTCGGTGATGGTTCCGCCGTCGGCAAGAGCATCGAACCACTGTGTGAGGGTGCCGGGGTCTTTGGTGCCGAGGAGGGAGAAATGAAGGCCGGTCATTGAGAGTGCAGCCTCGCCCTGGGCCGCGTCGGCGGCGGCGAGTTCAACATCTCCGATGAGCATGCCGTGGCCGATCGCCTCGGGCGGGCCGTCGGTACGTCCGAGGGTTTTGTAGTCGTAGAGGTGCAGGGTGCCGCCGAAGATCTCTTGGTACCGAGTGAGGGCTTCGGCCGCGGTGCCGTCGAACAGGATGTAGGGAATGAGTCCGCTCATAGGGTTAGCGTATGGGCGACGCGAGCACCGGAGTAAGGGGTTGAAGTGCGCGGCCGCGTGAGGTACCGGCGGTGATCGGGGCGGTCGCGCGTTTACTCTGCATGCTTGCGGCCAGCGCTTGGCGCCGTGTCAGCGGCGTTGCAGCAAGAACGTTGAGCCGTCGCGGAGGTTCTCCCACAGCATCGCGCTTTCATCCCATGCGATCGCCCGGTAACCGGTTGCCGGAGGGGGTAGCGCAATCGTGGTGCCGTCGAGCGTGACCGCCGCTTCTGCTTGTCGCTGGTCAGTGACGCCTGGCACGTCTTGGCAGTACAGCATTTCGGTTGCGGAGGGGAAGACAAAGCGCACGTCGGCGGTGTCGACGATTTCGAATCCGGCACCCGAATCGAAGTGCGTGTGCTGCCAGCTGCCAATGAGGGCCGTTGCGAGGTCTCCGGCGGCATCGGCCGGGAGCGTTGCCGGAACGCCGGAGTCCAGACGCGGAGCATCCCACCCGCAACTCTTCTCCTGCGTACGAACTTCTGGTGTGGCCGCTTCGGTCTCCTCGGCTTGTACTGTCGCGTCAGCATCTTCGGCGTCGCGCGAACCCTCAGCCGATCCTGCAGGTTCCGCCGCCTGCGCCTCTGCCGCACCCTCCGCGGCGCTGTTTGTTGGTTCCGTCGGCGCCTGCGTCGCTTGCCCAGCGCAGGCAGACAACCACAGCACCCCGATGAAAACTGCACCTACTGCTGACAATCGTTTTGAGGCCAACATCATCGTTCTCCCTCTCACACAAACCGCAGGTCAAAAGTCACATATGCCTCAGACCGTAGCATCAAGCACCAAAGTCCGCTCGGCGGGTGGGTTCGGTCGGCCCTGACCGGCGCTCGCAAGACGGGTCGACTCGGTCGGCCCCTGTCAACGCTCGCCAGGCGGGTGGGTTCGGTCGGCACCTGACCCGTAATCGCAAGGCGGGTCGGTTTGGTCAGCCCCGCCCACGCTCCGCGGCTGTGACAGCGCGGCGCACTTCCCCGAGATTCGACGCAGCGACAGGTTTGGCGGGTAGGTCCAGTCACCTGCTGCCCGCGCCCGCATGGAGAACATGACTGCGCGACGCACTTCTCCCCTACGTTCGACGCGGCGACAAGTTTGGCGGGCCGGGCGGCCGGGCGGGACGCCAGCGTTGCTGCGGGTCGATCCAGCGGGGTGGGCACACTTCGGGTATTCCGCCCCGCATGCGGATGTTCCAACCGTGGGTGTCGAGGTATCGGTGGTGATGCCAGCAGAGGAGTACCCCGTTGTCGGTATGGGTGGGCCCGCCGCGGGCGTGGTCGGTGACGTGGTGGATTTCGCACCAGGCGGCAGTGACGGAGCAGCCGGGAATGATGCATCCGCCGTCGCGGAGGGCGATCGCGCGGCGCTGGTGGCGATTGAAAACGCGTTCTTCGGTTTCGATGCGCGTAATGCGGCCGGTGGACGTGGTGGTCACCCGTTGGATGGCGCCGGAGCACGCGGTGTGACGTGCGGTGGCGAGCGAAACGGGAAAGTTGTCGACCTGCGCCCAGCCCCGCCCTGAGGTGAGCTCTTCTTCAGTAACGCGCACCACTAGGGTGGGCGCGGCGCCACCGATCGTGGGGAGTTTTTCAGACGCGGCGGCGACCCCGAGCACGGTCGCCAGCGCATCGTGGCGGCGTTGGGCCGCGGTGCGGCGGTCGGCGTGAGCGTCTGCAAGCGATGCGGAGTCAACAAACCGCACTCCCCCTGCGTCTGTCGTGGTTCCGCTTTCTGCACCGGTGGTTCCGTCGTGCCCCGTGGTTGCGTCTTCCGCCTGGCCTTTTGCGGGTTGGAGGCGGGGGTTGTTGATGGCGGCGTCGATGCGTGCGAATTGGGCGGCAACTTCGGGCAGGAGGAGGCCGTTGATAGGGATGAGGCCGTCGCGCGCGGCGCCGAGGGTGATGCCGCGCTGCTTGGCGGCGCGGGCGTCGGCGGGTTCGGCGCCGTCTTGGTCGAGCCAGGTGGCCCAGGTGTGTGCGTGCACTTTGAGCACGTCGGCCGCGACCGGCAGCCAGCCGTCGGCGGCGACGGTGGCGCGTGCGGTTTCGGCGTCGGGGAGGTGCGGAACCTGGGGTGCGGCGTCGGGGTCTGTTGAATCTTGCGTGGCTTCGTCTTGGACTGTTGAGTCTTGGGTGCCGTCGCCGGTGATGGCGACGAGTGCCATGGCGGTGTCGGCGGAGGCGAAGCCGGCCGCGTCAGCGCGGTCGCGGGCAGTGAGCATGGGGCCGGCGATGGCGAGGATGCCGTCGACTCCGGTGGCTCCGCACGCGAGTGCTTGGCGAAGTTTGGGGAGCGCGCCGGGGAGGGCTTCACCGGTGGTGACGCAGGTGCGGCCGCGGAGGGCTGCGGATGCGCGGAACCATTTGGCTGCGGTGGGTGCGCTGACGCCGGTGGCGCGCTGGAGGAACTCGTTGGTGCGTGCGCAGCCGTGGCGCACGCTGAAGCGTTCTTCGCGCGCTGTTGATTGAGACCGCGCTTCAACTTCTCCTGCCACTTCGATGAGGGCAGCTTCGACCGAGCGCAAGAGTTGGCCGGCCTCGACCGCGAGGCATCGCAACTCGTCATCGGTGAGCGCCCGAACACTCTCTGTCGACACGATTTCACCCACGCTCTCGCGCACGACGTGGGTGGCGTCGGCGAGAGCGTGGGTCGTGTTGCTCATGCCTCAATTCTCCCAGGGGCCTCCGACATTGAGAGGTCGATATTCCCCAGATTGGGAGGAGAAAACATTAGAAGAAGATGAGAGAAGGTGGGTGTGATTCTTGAGAAGTGGACCGGCCAGGATTCCGGACCTCGCGACATGACGAGTTGCGGGCCAGGGGTACCGTCACGCGGGAGCTGCGGACAGCCGCATGTACATCGAAGTCCCCTGGTACACACTCCGGAGTTCGTGGAGCGTGTACCAGGGGAACACCGGCAACTACAGCGTCGCGGCAAACGGGTCGCGGCCTTCGGGAACGAGTGGAATCTCGCCGACGGTGCTGGCGACCTCGACGAACTGTCCGAGCGAAACCGATTCCTCGATCGCCATTAGAGCGTCGAATACGTGGTAGCCAAGCTCGCCCGTGGCGATGTGCGGCTCGCCAGCGCGAATTGCGCGTGCCATATCGAGCACGCCGAGACCTCGCCCCGATTCAGTTCCGGTGGGTTCAACCACCTCCCACAATGGTGTATCCAGCTCTTCGTACTTCGACGGCGCTCGAGCGATGCGCACCTCACCGACGAAGCGATTCGGGTCGGGGATGATCAACGTGCCCTCAGTGCCGATCACTTCGAATACACCTGAGCGCGAAATATGTGAGTCGAAGCTAAAAACGCTCTGGCTCGTAGCTCCCTGCTCGAACTGAGCGATTGCCTGGACGTGGGTCGGTACCTCGACAGGGAACTCGTCGCCAGCGCGCTCGCCAACGACAATCTTGCGCATTTCGCGACCCTTGAGCCCAACGCCAGCAACGCGGGCGACCGGTCCGAACAGATTCACAAGGGTGCTCATGTAATACGGCCCCATATCAACGACTGGGCCGCCGCCAAAGCCGAACAGAAATTCAGGCGCCGGGTGGAATAGATCCGGGCCGATGTACTGCATGGTCGTCTGTGCGGAGAGCGGAACCCCGATATCGCCGCGTCGGACCGCACGCAGCGCGGTCTGAACAGCCGGGCCAAGGATTGTGTCGGGGGCGATGCCAAGCCGAACTCCGGTGGCAGTAGCTGCGGACAACAACCCCCGCGCCTCTTCGCGGTTCACGCCAATCGGTTTCTCGCTCCAGACATGCTTGCCCGCCTCAACGGCGGCAAGGCTGACGGGCACGTGGGCGACCGGGATCGTCAGGTTAATGACGAGTTCAACGTCAGGATGATTGAGCACATCATCCGGGGTACCAGCGACCGGAACAGCATACTTCTCTGCCTGCGCCGCGGCGCGCGAAACATCAAGGTCTCCGAGCGCGACGACCTTGACATCGGGGAATGTCGTGAGGTTGTCGAGGTACTTCGTGCTGATCATTCCGGTGCCGATGATGCCGACCCCCATGGGAGCCGCGCTCATCGAACACCTGCCTCACGGAGCCAAGCGGCACTCTTCTCGATCGCGTCGAAAATGTCACCGTTGTAGCGGTCAAATTCAATGACAACGAGTTCAGCCGCCGCTGCGCTCGCAAGAATTTCGGTCAACGGTAGCTCACCCTGGCCGGCGATGCGCTGGTCAAGATCGACCTTCGAGCGGTCTTCGGCACGGTACGGGTCTTCGCCAATGATGCCGTCTTTCGCGTGCAGAGCACGAACCTTGGAACCAAGACGCTGCAAGAGAGCAGGAACGTCTTGCCCGCCGGTGGCGGCCCAGAACACATCGACTTCGAGCCCGACGCGCTCGTCAACGAGGCCGGCGAAGATTTCGTAAGCGCTCGTGCCATCGATTTCGTTGTGGAACTCGTGGGAATGGTTGTGGTAACCGAGGCGAATGCCGCGCGAAGCAGCAATCTCGACGGCGTTGTTGAGGCGCTCGGCCGTCTTTTCGATCTCGTCACGAGATGCCCAACGGGTGACGGGAACGTATGCGTCGATCAGGTAGTCAAGACCCATTTCGGCCGCGTAGTCCAGCGTCTGCTCGACGGGGCGAACCTCGAACGAACGCGTCGGCGATGACACGTGATCCGAGAGGAAGTATTCGTGACCACTGCGAATGGTCAAACCGGCGGCCTGGGCGGCATCGCGCATGGCTGCGGCGTTCTCGTCAACGGAGAACACCTCGACGTTATTGAGGCCCGCGGCGGCCAGCTTGGCGAGCGTGCCCGGCAGATCAGCGGCAAGCGCTTCTCGCACGGTGTACAGCTGGACGGACAATTCAGGGCTAGTCATCAGTGCCTCTCTTCGGCGGAACACGCACAGGTACCAGGCATGCAAACAGCACGATACAACAGGTTGATACCCAATTTCGACCGTTGGTTGATTTTTAATCCCAACCAGAGGTAGTGTTTCGCCATGGCAGAGAAAACCCCTTCCACCAACGCCCGTGGCGCATATGCAAAGACGGAACAGTTGCGTCTCGAAGTTCTCGACACGGCCCTGAAGATGGTGGCCGAGTCAGGCTTTGACACGACCACCTTGCAGGGCGTGGCGGATGGCGTTGGGCGTTCCAAAGCTGGTGTTCTGCACCACTTCGGGTCGCTCGACAACCTGATGCTTGAGCTTGTCAAGCACCGCGATGGGGTTAACCGGCAAAGCTTCCCCACCCAAGAAGGAGCCGAGTTCGATGCCCTCCTTGAGCTCATCGCGCACAACGCGACGGTTCCGGGTTTGATCGGTCTGTTCTCCGTGGTTTCAGCGCTTGCCGCGACCGATGCCACGTCTACCGATCGCCGCGAGTACTTCACCCAGCTGTACGAGCGCAACCGCACCGCTTGGACGCAGCGCATTGAACGCGCTCAGCAAGACGGACTCATCCGCAACGATCTGGCCCCGGCCGTGATCGCGACTCTCATCCTCGCGACTCTCGACGGCCTCCAGACGCAATGGCTTCTCGACAGTGATGTCGACATGATCGTGCACCTCAAGGCCCTGATCACCATGCTCGCCCCGGCGCGCTGACATCGCAATCGAGCAACAAACGTCGGCATAACCGCACGACCCCCTAAAGAAATCGGAACCACCATGAAAAACACTCGCGCCGCATTCGGCCCTACGACGCGGGCGGCAGGCATCGGAGCCGCTCTACTCATCTCCGCCCTCGCTCTCGGAGGCTGCACGGCTGCAGCACCGACCGACGACGTCACCTCGAACGAAGACCGTGAACTCACGGTCTGGTTCATGCAGACGGGCGCGTTCCTTGACGTGACCGTTCCTGAGGTCAACGCTCGCTTTGAAGAGGCGACGGGCGCCAAGGTCAAGGTTGAAGTTCAGCAGTGGGACAATATTGTCACCAAGCTGACGACGGCGCTTTCATCGGACAACCCGCCGGACGTCGTGCAGATCGGAAACACGAACATCCAGCTGTTCGCCGCCAACGGCGCCGTTCGCGACCTCACCGACGTTCTTGACGAACTCAAGCACGGTGTCGAGTGGAACGAGAGCCTTGAAGCTCCGTCGATCGTTGATGGCAAGGTTTACGCTGCGCCGCTGCGTGTTTCGACCTACGCGATCGCCTACAACAAGCAGATGTGGGCAGACGCAGGCGTCACCGAAGAGCCTGAGACCTGGGACGAGTTCACCGCGGCTCTCGACGCCGTCAAGGCAAAGAACCCGGCATCGGACTTCTCCGCGCTCTACCTTGCGGGTGCTGACTGGCAGTCATCAATGCCGTTCGTCTACGACGCTGGCGGAAGCTTCTCGAAGCTCAAGGATGGCAAATGGGTCGCTGACATTGACAGCGCTGAGTCGATCAAGGGCCTGGAGCAGTACAAGGAGTTCCAGAACACCTACTCGGCCGCGTCGTCGCAGACCGCGAGCTCGACCTCGCCTGAGGGTTCGAGCGTGATGGCAGAGCTCAAGGCATCGGCGACCATCGCTGGTAACCCCAGCGTGATCGTTGCCATCGAGGCCGGTAACCCCGACCTCGTGGGCCAGATCGGTAGCTTCCCGATGCCGAGCATCAACCACCCGGGCGAGCTCGCTCCGGTGATGGCTGCTGGTTCCGTCGTGTCGATTGCTGCGAAGTCGAAGAACGCTGACCTCGCAACCGAGTACATCAAGATTCTCACCAGCCCCGAGATTCAGCAGGAGTTTGTCGCGCTGAACAACGGCGCGGTGCCGGTTTCGCCGACCTACATCGATGCGATTGTTGACGAGGTTCCGGAGATCCAACAGGCGTTCTACACCGCTGGCAAGAAGGGCATCACGCTGCCCGCATCGGCTGGTTGGGCAACGCTCGAGGCCGACAAGACGCTGAACGACCTGTTCGTGCAGATCGCCACGGGCGCACGTTCGGTCGAAGAGGCAACCGCGAAGTTCGCAGATCACCTCGACGACGTTCTGAACGCCGGATAACGCCGTTTCACTATGAGTCTCCGCAACACTGCGGCTCCACAGGGGCGCCGATCTCGTCGTATGACGGGGTCGGCGTCTCTGACGCCGCTCTTCCTCTTCGCCCCGGCAGCCATCGTTTTGCTGGCCGCCGTCGGCTACCCGCTGGTTCGCCTGGTTATTAGCTCGTTCCAAGACTTCGGCATGAAGTCGCTGTTCCTCGGCGAGACGCCGTGGGTCGGCTTCGACAACTACGTCAACATCTTCACGAGTGACGACTTCTGGCCCGTCATTCTTCGCACGGTCGCGTTTACGGCCGCCTGCCTCATCATCACGGTCGGCCTCGGCATGCTGATGTCAGAGCTGATGATGCGTCTGAACAAGCCCATGCGTATCGCCCTCAACGTCGTGCTGATTCTCGCGTGGGCCATCCCGACGGTGACCGCCACGCTTATATGGCAGTGGCTGTTCCAGCCGCCCTACGGTGTTGTGAACTGGCTCATCACCAAGCTCGGCATCTTCGGAGACTTCACCGACCACAACTGGCTGACCACGCCGACTGACGCGTGGATCATGGTGACGTTGCTTGTTGTCTGGCAGGGTGCGCCGTTCATTGCGTTCACCCTCTACGCGGGCCAATCGCAGATTCCGCGTGAGTACTACGAAGCCGCCATGCTCGATGGTGCGAGCGGGCTCAAGATCTACATGACGGTGACTTTCCCCTTCCTCAAGGCGATCATCTACCTGGTGTCGATCCTCACGATTATTTGGCGATTCAACATCTTCAACCAGATCTGGATCCTCACGGGCGGTGGCCCCGAGGGCGGAACCACGACGCTGGGCATCTGGTCGTTCCGTGAGGCATTCGCGGGCAATAACTACGGTCAGGGCGCGGCAATTGCT is a window from the Microbacterium sp. NC79 genome containing:
- a CDS encoding VOC family protein; this encodes MSGLIPYILFDGTAAEALTRYQEIFGGTLHLYDYKTLGRTDGPPEAIGHGMLIGDVELAAADAAQGEAALSMTGLHFSLLGTKDPGTLTQWFDALADGGTITDPLQKRAWGDYDGTVIDRFGVSWLIGYQIPEAADTSVEMS
- a CDS encoding sugar phosphate isomerase/epimerase — protein: MTSPELSVQLYTVREALAADLPGTLAKLAAAGLNNVEVFSVDENAAAMRDAAQAAGLTIRSGHEYFLSDHVSSPTRSFEVRPVEQTLDYAAEMGLDYLIDAYVPVTRWASRDEIEKTAERLNNAVEIAASRGIRLGYHNHSHEFHNEIDGTSAYEIFAGLVDERVGLEVDVFWAATGGQDVPALLQRLGSKVRALHAKDGIIGEDPYRAEDRSKVDLDQRIAGQGELPLTEILASAAAAELVVIEFDRYNGDIFDAIEKSAAWLREAGVR
- a CDS encoding HNH endonuclease signature motif containing protein translates to MSNTTHALADATHVVRESVGEIVSTESVRALTDDELRCLAVEAGQLLRSVEAALIEVAGEVEARSQSTAREERFSVRHGCARTNEFLQRATGVSAPTAAKWFRASAALRGRTCVTTGEALPGALPKLRQALACGATGVDGILAIAGPMLTARDRADAAGFASADTAMALVAITGDGTQDSTVQDEATQDSTDPDAAPQVPHLPDAETARATVAADGWLPVAADVLKVHAHTWATWLDQDGAEPADARAAKQRGITLGAARDGLIPINGLLLPEVAAQFARIDAAINNPRLQPAKGQAEDATTGHDGTTGAESGTTTDAGGVRFVDSASLADAHADRRTAAQRRHDALATVLGVAAASEKLPTIGGAAPTLVVRVTEEELTSGRGWAQVDNFPVSLATARHTACSGAIQRVTTTSTGRITRIETEERVFNRHQRRAIALRDGGCIIPGCSVTAAWCEIHHVTDHARGGPTHTDNGVLLCWHHHRYLDTHGWNIRMRGGIPEVCPPRWIDPQQRWRPARPPGPPNLSPRRT
- a CDS encoding nucleotide pyrophosphohydrolase; protein product: MVSQHTLDTLRHFAEEREWQQFHSPSNLAKSISIEAAELLELYQWSDEADRQEVADELADVLHYCIALARVMGFDLDEILLSKLEKTRLKYPVEHTRGRIAPIE
- a CDS encoding Gfo/Idh/MocA family protein, with the translated sequence MSAAPMGVGIIGTGMISTKYLDNLTTFPDVKVVALGDLDVSRAAAQAEKYAVPVAGTPDDVLNHPDVELVINLTIPVAHVPVSLAAVEAGKHVWSEKPIGVNREEARGLLSAATATGVRLGIAPDTILGPAVQTALRAVRRGDIGVPLSAQTTMQYIGPDLFHPAPEFLFGFGGGPVVDMGPYYMSTLVNLFGPVARVAGVGLKGREMRKIVVGERAGDEFPVEVPTHVQAIAQFEQGATSQSVFSFDSHISRSGVFEVIGTEGTLIIPDPNRFVGEVRIARAPSKYEELDTPLWEVVEPTGTESGRGLGVLDMARAIRAGEPHIATGELGYHVFDALMAIEESVSLGQFVEVASTVGEIPLVPEGRDPFAATL
- a CDS encoding Ig-like domain-containing protein, which codes for MTVTFEGNDDHLASTVQHTVTVLASAGAATNASVVLGHSKVDVRTAMPATFVLSGASDVPIAERAFSVAVFRYPDMTSPVFATDLRSDSAGMGSIEIPPQPVGAYVVRIIVPPTASHAPATHTSSYDVTPIVTTTTLTISPLDPSGMRPAFTDITYTATVTPAMAGIPVSLLKTSLVPPASVVLGTAITDANGVATFTARTGALSPLPEVFAAKAEPTDPNIFSSTSTPIVSAVGLRYASAVVTTPPTARMTETETSLDVIFPGAPDELAGSSVSVYRGATHVATEVVSQEDGFLRADFQIPAPAVLGPDVLNFRMTSSQPSIVTIFTYTTPTVWTLAPQNLAIEAFPSVDAMTPMPIAATVTDEGAPVAYRDLTLNVYGVDGGLPLFTTDLTTGAEGAAGAMVPPLPVGSYRATITAAATGLYDALSESVTYDVVPIASTTTLTASPTAVHGSDRTFTATVDGDDPTGLVEFVDDGTVIGTVAIVDGTASITIDTLDVGDHTIVANYRGDVRHAVSHASITATVSGWTSVVTTNLSATEALVADAVEMDVTVALIDPNAPTISRAIGSASAQANGAVELLIDGQVVGDPVALVAGAATLAVPTTTAGTFDVAARYIPMLPWVSGTDSATSTLTVSLAAQNIAIEAFASVDAMTPMPLAFIVTDSESSPLEARDVTVNIYGVDGGLPLFTTTLTTGAEGAAAVMVPPLPVGSYRVIATSPQTTMFAEATASATYDVVPIATTVNVTASPTAVHGSDRVLTATIDGENPTGVVEFVDDGTVLGTAPIVDGVATFTVNTLEVGSHTLVADYLGDDRHAPADASTTATVVAWTSTVTSQLSAAEAHVGDAVTLQVSVTLSDPTAPSVTRAIGSPSTANGTVALLIDGKIVGDAVALTDGAATLTVPATSAGSVSVSARFVPADASMTAADSAAHTLAIADVPEPTPVPTPEPSEMPTPSASVTPSPTSTSAPLASTGAGEAQGLALGVLLLMTGLAIAAGRVLRKQRT